The Thiovulum sp. ES genome segment TTACAATATCTCCCGTTTTAAATGATTCACTAGTTCTTTTAATAAACTCACTGCCTTTTATATATCCACTAAAAAGTAAATCAGAACTTACAACAACTTCAGAATCTATAATTTTTACTTCTGTTCTATTAATATTTTTTCCTATTTTTGAAAAGTTATTTTCGGAAATTTTGTTTATAAAAAGTCTGCCACTTAATTCTGCTAAGCCATAAGCATTAAAAATTTTGCTATCTGGAAATTTGTCGAAAATAGAAGAGATTATTTGAGGATAAAACAGATCTCCTGATGAAAAAAATAATTTTGGGTTCTTATTTCTAATAAAAGGTAGCATTGAGACTATCTGCATTGGAGAACCCACATAAGATAGTTCATTGTAAATACTTGAATTCTTTTCCACATCTTCTTTTAAATTCTGAGTTTCCAAAAATATTAGATGAGATTTAGATAGTAAATGAACTAAAAAATGACTTATCGCACTAACTAAATAGGGTTTTAGTGGAGTTACAGAAACAATTTTAGAGACTTTAAGTTCTATTAAAACAGATTGTGCATTTTTAAAAAAGGAATCTTTTTTATTTAAAATTCCTTTAGGTTCTCCAGTGCTTCCTGAAGAAAATACAATTGTATCTCCTTCAGAAATCTTCTCTAAATTGCTTTTAAAATCACTGTTTTGATATATTTCATCATATTTTATAATGTATTTCGCAAAATCTAGATTTTTTCCTGAAAAAAAATCTCTATTAGGGAAAATAACTTTTTTATTATTTTTCCACAAAGAGAAAAGTAAAGGATAAAAATATATTGGATTTTCTTCATTTATCAAAATAAAGTCATCGTACTTTTTAAAATTATCAAATTTCTCTTCTAATTTATTAACTTCATTAAAAAATTCTGTAAAAGAAAGTTTTTTATTTTTATATGAGATAAATAACTTATTAGATTTTATTTCTATCATATTCTTTTATCTCTTATTTTTTACATATCTAACAATTTTATCAACTGTGTTGAAATTATCTATACTTAACTCACCCGTGGATATTTTTATCCCTATATGAATTTCTATAAAAAGTAATATATGTAAGACATTTAAAGAATCTAAAAGTTTGTCTTTGCCAAATATTATCTCGTTATCATTTTCAACTTTTT includes the following:
- a CDS encoding acyl carrier protein, which encodes MIREQIIKEIETLAKGKKVENDNEIIFGKDKLLDSLNVLHILLFIEIHIGIKISTGELSIDNFNTVDKIVRYVKNKR
- a CDS encoding acyl-CoA synthetase (AMP-forming)/AMP-acid ligase II (PFAM: AMP-binding enzyme); protein product: MIEIKSNKLFISYKNKKLSFTEFFNEVNKLEEKFDNFKKYDDFILINEENPIYFYPLLFSLWKNNKKVIFPNRDFFSGKNLDFAKYIIKYDEIYQNSDFKSNLEKISEGDTIVFSSGSTGEPKGILNKKDSFFKNAQSVLIELKVSKIVSVTPLKPYLVSAISHFLVHLLSKSHLIFLETQNLKEDVEKNSSIYNELSYVGSPMQIVSMLPFIRNKNPKLFFSSGDLFYPQIISSIFDKFPDSKIFNAYGLAELSGRLFINKISENNFSKIGKNINRTEVKIIDSEVVVSSDLLFSGYIKGSEFIKRTSESFKTGDIVIEVDKELEFYGRLNDEIKVGGNKISLKYIEKKVSNVLTKDFTPILINKEHNLLGNIVILILYY